The Pseudomonas baetica genome includes a region encoding these proteins:
- a CDS encoding bifunctional DedA family/phosphatase PAP2 family protein encodes MGPWLDSVTGWLATNPQWLAIAVFIVACVECLAIAGLIVPGTVLLFAIAVLAGSGALSLSETLLLGFLGGILGDVISYFLGRHFHQNIRRLPGLRHHPEWMAGAETYFQRYGIASLLVGRFIGPLRPMLPMVAGMCDMPFPRFAAVSLLAAAGWSLAYLLPGWATGAAFRLPLPEGFWLEAGIVAGSIAAMVGLSVNSSLRRHRRATIWISSMSLLILIGLFIGYPYLTALDQGVMTLVQEHRQPMLDEIAVTFTLIGEFRNMLLFSALLTGLLLLCRQWRQAIFTGGTLLVTALANTGTKLFFARVRPEVLADPLTSYSMPSGHASGSFALFLTLAVLAGRGQPPRMRLTWLLLACIPALAIALSRVYLGAHWPTDVLAGAMLATCVCAASLWLSQRQAPLGAMPQKVWWLVLPALVALFGFFALRHLPNAMLRYAY; translated from the coding sequence ATGGGCCCATGGCTCGATAGCGTGACCGGGTGGCTGGCGACCAATCCACAGTGGCTGGCAATCGCGGTATTCATCGTGGCTTGCGTTGAATGCCTGGCGATTGCCGGGTTGATCGTGCCCGGCACGGTGCTCTTGTTCGCCATCGCGGTGCTGGCCGGCAGCGGTGCATTGTCGTTGAGTGAAACCCTGTTGCTGGGCTTTCTCGGCGGGATTCTCGGCGACGTGATCTCGTATTTCCTCGGGCGGCATTTCCACCAGAACATCCGGCGCCTGCCGGGCCTGCGCCATCACCCGGAATGGATGGCCGGCGCCGAAACCTACTTCCAGCGCTATGGGATCGCCAGCCTGTTGGTCGGACGCTTTATCGGCCCGCTGCGCCCTATGCTGCCGATGGTTGCCGGCATGTGCGACATGCCTTTCCCGCGCTTCGCCGCCGTCAGCCTGTTGGCCGCTGCAGGCTGGAGCCTGGCCTATCTGTTGCCGGGCTGGGCCACCGGCGCGGCCTTCCGGCTGCCTTTGCCAGAAGGTTTCTGGCTTGAAGCCGGTATCGTCGCCGGCAGTATCGCCGCCATGGTCGGCCTTAGCGTCAACAGCAGTTTGCGCCGCCACCGCCGTGCGACGATCTGGATCAGCAGCATGAGCCTGTTGATTCTGATTGGCCTGTTCATCGGTTATCCCTACCTGACCGCCCTCGATCAGGGCGTGATGACGCTGGTGCAGGAACATCGGCAACCGATGCTGGATGAAATCGCCGTCACGTTTACCCTGATCGGCGAATTTCGCAACATGCTGCTGTTCAGCGCCCTGCTTACCGGTTTGTTGCTGCTCTGTCGGCAATGGCGCCAGGCAATCTTCACCGGCGGCACGCTGCTGGTCACGGCGCTGGCCAACACCGGAACCAAACTGTTCTTCGCCCGGGTCCGTCCGGAAGTACTGGCCGACCCGCTGACCAGCTACAGCATGCCCAGTGGCCACGCTTCCGGCTCGTTCGCCCTGTTTCTGACCCTCGCCGTTCTCGCCGGTCGCGGACAGCCGCCGCGCATGCGCCTGACCTGGCTGTTGCTCGCCTGCATTCCGGCGCTGGCGATCGCCTTGTCGCGGGTCTATCTGGGCGCTCACTGGCCGACCGATGTGCTGGCCGGTGCGATGTTGGCGACGTGCGTCTGCGCGGCCAGTCTGTGGCTCAGCCAGCGCCAGGCGCCGCTGGGTGCGATGCCGCAAAAGGTCTGGTGGCTGGTGCTGCCAGCGTTGGTCGCGCTGTTCGGATTCTTTGCCTTACGCCATTTGCCGAACGCCATGCTGCGTTACGCCTACTGA
- a CDS encoding DNA-3-methyladenine glycosylase, which translates to MPNLTVRNSAERLPRGLADAFFDRDAQVLAQDLLGKVIRHRVGDLWLSARIIETEAYYCAEKGSHASLGYTEKRKALFLDGGHIYMYYARGGDSLNFSAQGPGNAVLIKSAYPWVDEISGPASLAQMLLNNPDAQGRPRPSQKLCAGQTLLCKALGLKVPVWDAKRFDHEVLLVEDTGPAPAHIIQTTRLGIPHGRDEHLMYRFVDATYAQWCTRNPLRRGQVEGQDYFVLPRLEADLK; encoded by the coding sequence ATGCCCAACCTGACCGTTCGCAACAGCGCCGAGCGCCTGCCACGGGGACTTGCGGACGCTTTTTTCGACCGCGACGCCCAAGTCCTCGCACAGGATCTGCTCGGCAAAGTCATCCGCCATCGGGTCGGCGATCTGTGGCTCAGCGCGCGGATCATCGAAACCGAAGCGTATTACTGCGCGGAAAAAGGCAGCCACGCCTCGCTTGGCTACACAGAAAAGCGTAAGGCTTTGTTTCTGGATGGCGGCCACATCTATATGTATTACGCCCGTGGCGGTGATTCGCTGAACTTCAGTGCGCAGGGCCCGGGCAATGCGGTACTGATCAAATCCGCCTATCCGTGGGTCGACGAGATCAGCGGACCGGCGAGTCTGGCGCAGATGTTGCTGAACAATCCTGATGCACAGGGTCGCCCGCGCCCGTCGCAAAAGCTCTGCGCCGGCCAGACGTTATTGTGCAAGGCACTGGGCTTGAAGGTGCCGGTGTGGGACGCCAAGCGTTTCGACCATGAAGTGTTGCTGGTGGAAGACACCGGGCCTGCGCCTGCGCACATTATTCAAACCACGCGCCTGGGCATTCCCCACGGCCGCGATGAACACCTGATGTACCGCTTCGTTGACGCGACTTATGCCCAATGGTGTACGCGGAACCCGCTGCGCCGGGGTCAGGTCGAAGGCCAGGATTATTTTGTATTGCCCAGGCTAGAAGCAGATTTGAAGTAG
- a CDS encoding glutamate-5-semialdehyde dehydrogenase, translating into MTESVLDYMTRLGRAAREASRVIGRASTAQKNRALQAAANALDAARAELAAANEQDLAAGRANGLEPALLERLELTPARIDGMIVGLRQVAALPDPVGAIRDMSFRPSGIQVGKMRVPLGVIGIIYESRPNVTIDAASLCLKSGNATILRGGSEAIHSNRAIAACIQRGLAEAELPAAVVQVVETTDRAAVGAMITMPEYVDVIVPRGGRGLIERISRDARVPVIKHLDGICHVYVSEHADLAKAQRIAFNAKTYRYGICGAMETLLVDQTVAKDFLPSMAAQFREKGVELRGCERTLAIIEAVAASEDDWNTEYLAPILSIRVVDGLDQAIEHINHYGSHHTDSIVSENLADTRRFVAEVDSASVMINTPTCFADGFEYGLGAEIGISTDKLHARGPVGLEGLTCEKYVVVGDGQLRGQATV; encoded by the coding sequence ATGACTGAGTCCGTTCTTGACTACATGACCCGATTGGGTCGCGCCGCCCGCGAAGCCTCCCGGGTCATCGGCCGTGCCAGCACCGCGCAGAAAAACCGCGCCTTGCAGGCTGCTGCCAATGCTCTGGACGCCGCTCGCGCGGAGCTGGCCGCAGCCAATGAACAGGATCTGGCCGCCGGTCGCGCCAACGGTCTGGAGCCTGCGCTGCTGGAACGTCTGGAACTGACCCCGGCACGCATCGACGGCATGATCGTCGGCCTGCGTCAGGTCGCAGCGCTGCCGGACCCGGTCGGCGCCATCCGTGACATGAGCTTCCGCCCGTCGGGCATTCAGGTCGGCAAGATGCGCGTGCCGCTCGGTGTGATCGGGATCATCTACGAATCCCGTCCCAACGTGACTATCGATGCCGCCAGTCTGTGCCTGAAGTCCGGCAACGCAACCATCTTGCGCGGTGGTTCCGAGGCGATTCACTCCAACCGTGCCATTGCTGCCTGCATTCAGCGCGGTCTGGCCGAGGCCGAACTGCCAGCTGCGGTGGTGCAAGTGGTGGAAACCACCGACCGCGCCGCCGTTGGCGCGATGATCACCATGCCCGAATACGTCGACGTGATTGTGCCGCGCGGTGGCCGGGGCCTGATCGAACGTATCAGTCGCGATGCCCGGGTGCCGGTGATCAAGCATCTGGATGGCATCTGCCACGTCTATGTCAGCGAGCACGCCGACCTGGCGAAAGCCCAGCGCATCGCCTTCAACGCCAAGACCTATCGTTATGGCATCTGTGGCGCGATGGAGACCTTGCTGGTCGATCAAACCGTAGCGAAGGATTTCCTGCCGTCGATGGCTGCTCAGTTCCGCGAAAAAGGCGTCGAACTGCGTGGTTGCGAGCGCACCCTGGCGATCATCGAGGCCGTGGCGGCCAGCGAAGACGACTGGAACACCGAGTATCTGGCGCCCATCTTGTCGATCCGTGTGGTCGATGGGCTGGACCAGGCGATCGAACACATCAATCATTACGGCTCGCACCACACCGACTCGATCGTCAGCGAAAACCTCGCCGACACCCGGCGGTTCGTGGCCGAAGTCGACTCGGCGTCGGTGATGATCAACACCCCGACCTGCTTCGCCGATGGATTTGAATACGGATTGGGTGCCGAGATCGGCATTTCTACTGATAAGCTGCACGCCCGCGGCCCGGTGGGCCTCGAAGGACTGACCTGCGAGAAGTACGTCGTGGTCGGTGATGGCCAGTTGCGCGGCCAGGCGACGGTCTGA
- the nadD gene encoding nicotinate-nucleotide adenylyltransferase translates to MASCAARRRSDLTDLDLTAPQTGSESRPRRIGILGGTFDPVHIGHLRGGLEVAEALALDELRLTPSARPPHRDTPQVSAQDRLAMVECAVAGVPPLVVDARELQRDKPSYTIDTLELMRAEMPAETQVFLLLGWDAFCGLPTWHRWEELLQHCHILVLQRPDADSEPPDALRNLLAARSVSDPLALKGPSGQIAFVWQTPLAVSATQIRQLLASGKSVRFLVPDAVLAYIDAHGLYRASN, encoded by the coding sequence ATGGCCAGTTGCGCGGCCAGGCGACGGTCTGACTTGACCGACCTCGACCTGACAGCGCCGCAAACCGGCAGCGAATCCCGACCTCGGCGCATCGGCATCCTGGGCGGCACGTTCGACCCGGTGCACATCGGCCATTTGCGCGGTGGGCTGGAGGTCGCCGAGGCGTTGGCACTGGATGAGCTGCGCCTGACGCCCAGCGCGCGACCGCCACACCGTGATACGCCGCAGGTGTCGGCGCAGGATCGGCTGGCGATGGTTGAGTGCGCGGTGGCCGGAGTGCCGCCGCTGGTGGTAGACGCCCGCGAATTGCAGCGGGACAAACCGTCTTACACCATTGATACCCTGGAGTTGATGCGTGCTGAAATGCCCGCAGAAACCCAGGTTTTTCTGCTTTTGGGCTGGGACGCATTTTGCGGCCTGCCCACTTGGCACCGCTGGGAAGAGTTGCTCCAGCATTGCCACATCCTGGTGCTACAGCGCCCGGACGCCGACAGCGAACCGCCGGATGCCTTGCGCAACCTGCTGGCAGCGCGTTCGGTGAGCGACCCGCTGGCCCTGAAAGGGCCGAGCGGACAGATTGCATTCGTCTGGCAGACACCGCTCGCGGTTTCCGCCACCCAGATCCGTCAACTGCTGGCCAGCGGTAAGTCGGTACGTTTCCTGGTGCCCGACGCGGTCCTGGCCTACATCGATGCGCACGGTCTGTACCGTGCGTCGAACTGA
- the rsfS gene encoding ribosome silencing factor has product MTDKDQTKVKRKGTFKSAPLPEPVNTNEPLKGDELVKLAVAALEDVKAQDIQIIDVRDKQSITDYMIIATGTSNRQINAMLDKVREEVKKQGAKPLGEEGKGDSDWVLLDLDLVIVHMMTASARQFYDLERLWAGAEQSRAADAKHHSPENTHEHFTKLNKDQL; this is encoded by the coding sequence ATGACTGACAAAGACCAAACCAAAGTAAAGCGCAAAGGCACATTCAAGAGCGCCCCGCTGCCAGAACCGGTCAACACCAATGAGCCGCTGAAGGGCGACGAACTGGTCAAGCTGGCTGTAGCCGCGCTGGAAGACGTCAAGGCGCAAGACATCCAGATCATCGATGTTCGCGACAAGCAGAGCATCACTGACTACATGATCATCGCCACCGGTACGTCCAACCGCCAGATCAACGCGATGCTCGACAAGGTTCGCGAAGAAGTCAAAAAGCAGGGCGCCAAGCCGCTGGGCGAAGAAGGCAAGGGCGACAGCGACTGGGTGCTCCTCGACCTGGATCTGGTGATCGTGCACATGATGACCGCCTCGGCACGTCAGTTCTACGACCTGGAACGCCTGTGGGCCGGAGCCGAGCAGAGCCGCGCGGCTGACGCCAAGCACCACAGCCCGGAAAACACCCACGAGCATTTCACCAAGCTCAACAAAGACCAGCTGTAA